The following coding sequences are from one Mus pahari chromosome X, PAHARI_EIJ_v1.1, whole genome shotgun sequence window:
- the Gpm6b gene encoding neuronal membrane glycoprotein M6-b isoform X6, producing the protein MGCFECCIKCLGGVPYASLVATILCFSGVALFCGCGHVALAGTVAILEQHFSTNTSDHALLSEVIQLMQYVIYGIASFFFLYGIILLAEGFYTTSAVKELHGEFKTTACGRCISGMFVFLTYVLGVAWLGVFGFSAVPVFMFYNIWSTCEVIKSPQSNGTSGVEQICVDVRQYGIIPWNAFPGKICGSALENICNTNEFYMSYHLFIVACAGAGATVIALLIYMMATTYNYAVLKFKSREDCCTKF; encoded by the exons GTTGCTTCGAATGCTGCATCAAGTGTCTGGGAGGAGTTCCCTATGCCTCCCTGGTGGCCACCATCCTATGTTTCTCTGGAGTGGCCTTGTTCTGTGGCTGTGGGCATGTGGCTCTTGCAGGCACCGTGGCAATTCTTGAGCAACACTTCTCCACCAACACCAGTGACCATGCCTTGCTGAGTGAAGT gATCCAACTGATGCAGTATGTCATCTATGGTATCgcctcctttttcttcctgtatGGCATCATTCTTCTGGCAGAAGGCTTCTACACCACAAGTGCAGTGAAAGAGCTGCACGGTGAGTTTAAAACAACTGCCTGTGGCCGATGCATCAGTGGAATG TTCGTGTTCCTCACCTATGTGCTGGGAGTGGCCTGGCTGGGTGTGTTCGGCTTTTCCGCAGTGCCAGTGTTTATGTTCTACAACATCTGGTCAACCTGTGAAGTCATCAAATCCCCACAAAGCAACGGGACCTCGGGTGTGGAGCAGATCTGTGTGGATGTCCGGCAATACG GTATCATTCCTTGGAATGCTTTCCCAGGCAAAATCTGTGGCTCAGCCCTGGAGAACATCTGCAACACGAATGAG TTCTACATGTCCTATCACCTGTTCATTGTGGCTTGTGCTGGAGCTGGCGCCACCGTCATTGCCCTG CTGATCTACATGATGGCTACTACATATAACTATGCGGTTTTGAAGTTTAAGAGTCGGGAAGACTGCTGCACTAAGTTCTAA
- the Gpm6b gene encoding neuronal membrane glycoprotein M6-b isoform X4, whose product MGCFECCIKCLGGVPYASLVATILCFSGVALFCGCGHVALAGTVAILEQHFSTNTSDHALLSEVIQLMQYVIYGIASFFFLYGIILLAEGFYTTSAVKELHGEFKTTACGRCISGMFVFLTYVLGVAWLGVFGFSAVPVFMFYNIWSTCEVIKSPQSNGTSGVEQICVDVRQYGIIPWNAFPGKICGSALENICNTNEFYMSYHLFIVACAGAGATVIALIHFLMILSSNWAYLKDASKMQAYQDIKAKEEQELQDIQSRSKEQLNSYT is encoded by the exons GTTGCTTCGAATGCTGCATCAAGTGTCTGGGAGGAGTTCCCTATGCCTCCCTGGTGGCCACCATCCTATGTTTCTCTGGAGTGGCCTTGTTCTGTGGCTGTGGGCATGTGGCTCTTGCAGGCACCGTGGCAATTCTTGAGCAACACTTCTCCACCAACACCAGTGACCATGCCTTGCTGAGTGAAGT gATCCAACTGATGCAGTATGTCATCTATGGTATCgcctcctttttcttcctgtatGGCATCATTCTTCTGGCAGAAGGCTTCTACACCACAAGTGCAGTGAAAGAGCTGCACGGTGAGTTTAAAACAACTGCCTGTGGCCGATGCATCAGTGGAATG TTCGTGTTCCTCACCTATGTGCTGGGAGTGGCCTGGCTGGGTGTGTTCGGCTTTTCCGCAGTGCCAGTGTTTATGTTCTACAACATCTGGTCAACCTGTGAAGTCATCAAATCCCCACAAAGCAACGGGACCTCGGGTGTGGAGCAGATCTGTGTGGATGTCCGGCAATACG GTATCATTCCTTGGAATGCTTTCCCAGGCAAAATCTGTGGCTCAGCCCTGGAGAACATCTGCAACACGAATGAG TTCTACATGTCCTATCACCTGTTCATTGTGGCTTGTGCTGGAGCTGGCGCCACCGTCATTGCCCTG ATCCACTTCCTCATGATACTGTCTTCTAACTGGGCTTACTTAAAGGATGCAAGCAAAATGCAGGCTTACCAGGATATCaaagcaaaggaagaacaggaactGCAAGATATCCAGTCTCGGTCAAAAGAACAACTCAATTCTTACACTTAA
- the Gpm6b gene encoding neuronal membrane glycoprotein M6-b isoform X5, giving the protein MKPAMETAAEENTEQSQERKGCFECCIKCLGGVPYASLVATILCFSGVALFCGCGHVALAGTVAILEQHFSTNTSDHALLSEVIQLMQYVIYGIASFFFLYGIILLAEGFYTTSAVKELHGEFKTTACGRCISGMFVFLTYVLGVAWLGVFGFSAVPVFMFYNIWSTCEVIKSPQSNGTSGVEQICVDVRQYGIIPWNAFPGKICGSALENICNTNEFYMSYHLFIVACAGAGATVIALLIYMMATTYNYAVLKFKSREDCCTKF; this is encoded by the exons GTTGCTTCGAATGCTGCATCAAGTGTCTGGGAGGAGTTCCCTATGCCTCCCTGGTGGCCACCATCCTATGTTTCTCTGGAGTGGCCTTGTTCTGTGGCTGTGGGCATGTGGCTCTTGCAGGCACCGTGGCAATTCTTGAGCAACACTTCTCCACCAACACCAGTGACCATGCCTTGCTGAGTGAAGT gATCCAACTGATGCAGTATGTCATCTATGGTATCgcctcctttttcttcctgtatGGCATCATTCTTCTGGCAGAAGGCTTCTACACCACAAGTGCAGTGAAAGAGCTGCACGGTGAGTTTAAAACAACTGCCTGTGGCCGATGCATCAGTGGAATG TTCGTGTTCCTCACCTATGTGCTGGGAGTGGCCTGGCTGGGTGTGTTCGGCTTTTCCGCAGTGCCAGTGTTTATGTTCTACAACATCTGGTCAACCTGTGAAGTCATCAAATCCCCACAAAGCAACGGGACCTCGGGTGTGGAGCAGATCTGTGTGGATGTCCGGCAATACG GTATCATTCCTTGGAATGCTTTCCCAGGCAAAATCTGTGGCTCAGCCCTGGAGAACATCTGCAACACGAATGAG TTCTACATGTCCTATCACCTGTTCATTGTGGCTTGTGCTGGAGCTGGCGCCACCGTCATTGCCCTG CTGATCTACATGATGGCTACTACATATAACTATGCGGTTTTGAAGTTTAAGAGTCGGGAAGACTGCTGCACTAAGTTCTAA
- the Gpm6b gene encoding neuronal membrane glycoprotein M6-b isoform X3 — MKPAMETAAEENTEQSQERKGCFECCIKCLGGVPYASLVATILCFSGVALFCGCGHVALAGTVAILEQHFSTNTSDHALLSEVIQLMQYVIYGIASFFFLYGIILLAEGFYTTSAVKELHGEFKTTACGRCISGMFVFLTYVLGVAWLGVFGFSAVPVFMFYNIWSTCEVIKSPQSNGTSGVEQICVDVRQYGIIPWNAFPGKICGSALENICNTNEFYMSYHLFIVACAGAGATVIALIHFLMILSSNWAYLKDASKMQAYQDIKAKEEQELQDIQSRSKEQLNSYT; from the exons GTTGCTTCGAATGCTGCATCAAGTGTCTGGGAGGAGTTCCCTATGCCTCCCTGGTGGCCACCATCCTATGTTTCTCTGGAGTGGCCTTGTTCTGTGGCTGTGGGCATGTGGCTCTTGCAGGCACCGTGGCAATTCTTGAGCAACACTTCTCCACCAACACCAGTGACCATGCCTTGCTGAGTGAAGT gATCCAACTGATGCAGTATGTCATCTATGGTATCgcctcctttttcttcctgtatGGCATCATTCTTCTGGCAGAAGGCTTCTACACCACAAGTGCAGTGAAAGAGCTGCACGGTGAGTTTAAAACAACTGCCTGTGGCCGATGCATCAGTGGAATG TTCGTGTTCCTCACCTATGTGCTGGGAGTGGCCTGGCTGGGTGTGTTCGGCTTTTCCGCAGTGCCAGTGTTTATGTTCTACAACATCTGGTCAACCTGTGAAGTCATCAAATCCCCACAAAGCAACGGGACCTCGGGTGTGGAGCAGATCTGTGTGGATGTCCGGCAATACG GTATCATTCCTTGGAATGCTTTCCCAGGCAAAATCTGTGGCTCAGCCCTGGAGAACATCTGCAACACGAATGAG TTCTACATGTCCTATCACCTGTTCATTGTGGCTTGTGCTGGAGCTGGCGCCACCGTCATTGCCCTG ATCCACTTCCTCATGATACTGTCTTCTAACTGGGCTTACTTAAAGGATGCAAGCAAAATGCAGGCTTACCAGGATATCaaagcaaaggaagaacaggaactGCAAGATATCCAGTCTCGGTCAAAAGAACAACTCAATTCTTACACTTAA